TCATCTTCAAATGGAGAATTAATTTTTAATTTTTCAATCTCATCGGATAATTTTTTGAGAAAATCATTTACAATTTCAGAATGAACAAATAGTATTTTAAGCGCTGTGCATCTTTGTCCATTAAAAGAAAGTGCTCCGAGCAAGCATTCTTTTACGGCGACGGTAATGTCTGCGTGAGACAAAACAATTGCAGGATTTTTTGCTTCAAGTCCAAGTATCATTCTTAGCCTGTGAGGCATTGGATGTGTTTTTTGGAGCGAGTCGGCAGCTTTACTTGTGCCGATAAAAGCGAGACAATTTATCTTACCTGTTGCCATCAAAGCCGATGCAACTGTCCTTCCTCTTCCATAAAGAGTATTTATAACGCCAGGTGGAAAGGCTTCTTTAAATGCTTTCAGCAAAGGTCTAAATAAAAGAATGCCATGTTTTGGTGGTTTAAAAATAACTACATTTCCCATGATTAGAGCTGGTATAAGGGTTGTGAAAGTTTCATTCAAAGGATAGTTGAATGGACCCATACAGAGCACTATACCAAGTGGAGACCTTCTTATTTGTGCAATTATTGATTCTTCTTTTAAAAATTTTGATGAATTTCTATCAAGAGTTTTTAGTGCATCAATAGTATCAATTATATATTTAACAGTTCTGTCGAATTCTTTTTCTGAATCTATATGTGATTTTGCAATCTCCCACATTAAAAGATTTACGATTTCATCTTTATTGTCTTGCATTAAATATACAAATTTTTCAACACATTTTATTCTGTCTTCAACCTTCATTGAAGGCCAGGCCCCATTTCCGTTATTATATGCATTTATTGAGCTATCAAGAATTTTTAGTGCTTCTTCTTCATCTAATGATGGATAGCTTCCAAGTATTATCTGTTCAGGTATTGAATCTTCATTTTTACAACAAAAAATGGGAGAAAGAACGGTTATTTTGTCTTTTGTCCAAGATTGTAATTCTCCATTACAAAGATATTCTGTTTGATCAATGCGATCTTTCAGAACAAATTTAGCTGGGATTTTATTTATAATGGGGAATTTGAAGTTAAAGTTAATATCATCTTTATTTTGATTCACATCAACCTCCAATTATTTCAGATTTTAAATTTGGGGCACTACATTTCAGGGTAGCGCCCCAAAAATATTTAGATGCTTTCAGCCTTTGGTATATCTGATAAAGCTGAATTCAATTCTTGAATAAAAGCATCAATGTCTTTGACTTGTTTTTGTTCTAAGAAGCTACCAAGTGTGCCAGGAAAAGCACCAGAGCATGAAAATGGGGAGATTCCTCTTTCAACAAAAAAAGTTGCTGCGCCCGGAGAACATAATACATCCTCTACGGGGGTATCTTTAGTGTACATTCTATCACCTCGAGATTTTAAATGTTAATATAGTCCAACTTTGTCATCTGAAAGGCTTATAAATATGTTTTTCTTTTGCGTATAATGTTCAAGCACCAGTTTGTGTGTCTCTCTCCCTATTCCTGATTTTTTGTATCCTCCAAATGGGGCATGTGCTGGGAGGTTGTTGTAATTGTTAATCCACATACGTCCGGTTTCAACGGCTCTGGCAACCCTTAAGGCTCTATTAATATCTTTCGTCCAAACAGCTCCCCCCAATCCATATTCGCTATCATTAGCCATTTGAATGACTTCTTCTTCGCTATTAAATTTTATAAAACACGCAACGGGTCCGAAAATTTCTTCTTGCGCTACTCGTGCCTTATTGCTAACATCTGCAAGGATTGTTGGTTTGATGAAGAAGCCTTTATCTAGTCCATTATCAGTAATTCTTTGTCCACCACATGCTATTTTTGCGCCTTCTTTATGACCAATATTAATATATGCCAAAACCTTTTCTAATTGGACTGAGCTGATTAATGTTCCCATCTGAGTGTCTTTTTCCCACGGGATACCTACTTTAACTTTTTCGAATGATTTTATTGCCTCAGCAAGGAATTTATCATATATCTTTTCCTGAACAAATACTCGTGAACCAGCACAGCAAACCTGACCTTGATTGAATAAGATTCCAATAAGCAAGCCTTCAATAGCTTTATCCCATGAACAATCATCAAAAAATATATTTGCTGATTTTCCTCCTAGTTCCAATGTAGAAGGAATCAATTTTTTTGCTGCTGCTTCGGCTATAGAATAACCCACTTCTGTAGAGCCAGTAAAAGCTAGCTTGTTAAATCCTTGATGCTCTAATATACACTTTCCAGTATATGAACCTTTACCGGATAATACGTTTACGACACCGGGAGGTAAAACCTGATCGAGTAATTTAGCCAGCTCTAAAGTGCTTATTGGAGTTAGTGAAGAAGGTTTGAGCACAACACAATTTCCAGCTGCAAGAGCAGGTGCTAATTTCCATGCCGCCATTAACAATGGGAAATTCCATGGCGTAATCTGGCCAACAACTCCCAAAGGTTCATTCAAAATAATACTCATGGTGTTTTTATCTATCATTACAGCTTTTCCTTCTTCAGTCCTGATTGCGCTTGCAAAATAGCGAAAATGATCTGAGCTAAGTGGTACATCTATAGCAGATGTTTCTCTTATTGGTTTGCCATTGTCAATTGTTTCTGCCATTGCAAGTCTATCAGCATTTTTGTCAATTAAATCGGCGATTTTTAGAAGTATAGAAGCTCTTTCTTGTGCGCTAACATTTTTCCATGAGCAAAAAGCTTTATGCGCTGCTTTTACTGCAAGGTCGACATCCTCTTTTCCAGCGTCGGCACAGATAGAAATTTTTTCTCCATCTGCCGGACAAAATACTTCAAAAGTTTTCCCATCAACGGCATCCACCCATTTACCATCAATATAAAGCTTATAACTTTTGTCAACATAATCGTTCTTTTTCATGAAAACCCCATCTCCCTTAATGTTTAAATTTTTAAATCAAAAAAAGCAAAACTTTTCTAAGGGTAGAAAAAGATGATGAGGAAGGTGAGAAAAAAAACACAGTAATCAGAATAAACAAACCTCATACAATTTCCTCCTTTCCAAATAGGGGGCAGTTTCGTTTCCAAAACTACCGTATCGGTTTGCACTCATAGCATTTAAGCTTTAGAAATGCAAACTCGGAGAAACTATATTTATAGTATAACATGTATTTTACAATTAACATTTTAAATTAATTTATTTTTCTTAAGCTTACAGTACTTAGCCCCTAAGTAAGGAAAGGTTTTAATAATAAAATCTTCAGAGGATTAAACGAAAATTTAAAGTATAAAAAGGAAGATTATTATATTAAAAATTTGTAAAATAGTTTTTCAGAACAACGAAAAAAATTTAGTTCAACATAGTTAAGTTGAAAATGCCAATAATAGCTTTCATCTCAAATTTCACTAGCTTTGTGTTATATATTTTTATGATATAATTTTTTTCATTGGATTTAATTATGGTTGTTTTTATAGAAAATAGTTGACTAATGGATGGTGTAGAGTGTATTCAATGTGGGGACAATTTAATTTAAATTTATTTAATTTAATAAAAATAAATAACATATGTTGTTTAATTCTATAAAAAACAACTTAGCTTGTTATAAGAAAGTAACTTTACCCCTTTTTGTTTTTTGTAATGTTGACTTATCAGTATCTTTAGTTGAATTTGAAATTAAACTCATAAGCTTTTCAGCCCCCCCCCCCCCCAAAGCTCGACAAAAAAATTTTTTAAAAAAATTTTTATCTATTTCAAAAATACCAAATTCGCTAGCTTTTTGTTGAACTCATTTTTTAAAGAGGTTAATATTTGTTATGGAAAATTTTAACAAGCGCTCAAAAGATTCTAAATCTAAAAAACCCACTTTTAAAAAAATTTCAATCGAAAAAACAAGAGATTTACACTTTTTTTTACAAAGTATTGAAGAAACTAAGATAAGAGACATAAGTAAAGACAGAGAGTTTTTGTCAAATTTACTAGAGTTAAACGTATTATTGACTCAAATAAATCAAATAGCTTCTCAAATAAAGGACGAAAATCTTTTTCTTAAAACTATATGTGAACTAATATTTATGCATACTGACATAAAACTTGTTTTTATTGGAACTGTAAATGAGAACGAAGAGATAGAATTTAAAAGCATTTCGGGCATCTCAGAGATTTTAGATGACGTAAAGATATCTGTTCGTTCAGATATTCCTGAAGGCCAAGGAATGGTAGGAAAAACTTTTAGAGAGAAAAAACCTTCATATTTATATCTTTTAAAGGAACCCGTATCCAAAATTTGGCAAGAAAAAGCAAAAAAATACAATTTATCATCTGGCGCTGCATTTCCAATTTTTAAGGATAATAATATTTGGGGGGTAATCTCTTTTTACCATTCTAAAGAGGACTTTTTTGAAGATGATTTAATTAGGGTGATATTGGAAAAGATTTCATACAATATAGGTTTAGGTTTAGAGCGTATTGATTTAGTTAATAAAGAAAAAGAATTGGCTCAATTAAGAGATGCTTTGTT
Above is a genomic segment from Thermodesulfobium narugense DSM 14796 containing:
- a CDS encoding NADP-dependent glyceraldehyde-3-phosphate dehydrogenase, which produces MNQNKDDINFNFKFPIINKIPAKFVLKDRIDQTEYLCNGELQSWTKDKITVLSPIFCCKNEDSIPEQIILGSYPSLDEEEALKILDSSINAYNNGNGAWPSMKVEDRIKCVEKFVYLMQDNKDEIVNLLMWEIAKSHIDSEKEFDRTVKYIIDTIDALKTLDRNSSKFLKEESIIAQIRRSPLGIVLCMGPFNYPLNETFTTLIPALIMGNVVIFKPPKHGILLFRPLLKAFKEAFPPGVINTLYGRGRTVASALMATGKINCLAFIGTSKAADSLQKTHPMPHRLRMILGLEAKNPAIVLSHADITVAVKECLLGALSFNGQRCTALKILFVHSEIVNDFLKKLSDEIEKLKINSPFEDDVFITPMPTEDRVKYFLELIEDAKMFGAKVINKFGGSYNKTYFYPTILYPVNKKARIYHEEQFGPIIPVVPFSDIDEPLKYITESNYGQQASIFGSDPDEMAKIIDALVNQVCRVNLNSQCQRGPDIFPFTGRKDSAVGTLSVSDALRSFSIRTLVAAKSSDLNKHLITKIVKENKSQFLSRDFIL
- a CDS encoding aldehyde dehydrogenase family protein; translation: MKKNDYVDKSYKLYIDGKWVDAVDGKTFEVFCPADGEKISICADAGKEDVDLAVKAAHKAFCSWKNVSAQERASILLKIADLIDKNADRLAMAETIDNGKPIRETSAIDVPLSSDHFRYFASAIRTEEGKAVMIDKNTMSIILNEPLGVVGQITPWNFPLLMAAWKLAPALAAGNCVVLKPSSLTPISTLELAKLLDQVLPPGVVNVLSGKGSYTGKCILEHQGFNKLAFTGSTEVGYSIAEAAAKKLIPSTLELGGKSANIFFDDCSWDKAIEGLLIGILFNQGQVCCAGSRVFVQEKIYDKFLAEAIKSFEKVKVGIPWEKDTQMGTLISSVQLEKVLAYINIGHKEGAKIACGGQRITDNGLDKGFFIKPTILADVSNKARVAQEEIFGPVACFIKFNSEEEVIQMANDSEYGLGGAVWTKDINRALRVARAVETGRMWINNYNNLPAHAPFGGYKKSGIGRETHKLVLEHYTQKKNIFISLSDDKVGLY